One Methanosarcinales archaeon DNA segment encodes these proteins:
- the ilvC gene encoding ketol-acid reductoisomerase, whose amino-acid sequence MVNMYYDSDADLGILKNKTIAVIGYGSQGHAQAQNLNDSGVNVVVGLRKDSNSWAQAEADGLAVMTPAEAADAADIIQMLVPDEIAAGIYDAEVAPNLKSGDALCFSHGFNIHYNQIVPPSDVDVFMVAPKSPGHLVRRTYTEGNGVPGLLAVYQDATGNAKQTGLAYARGIGCTRAGVIETTFLEETETDLFGEQVDLCGGCASMIKASFETLVEAGYQPEIAYFETLHELKLIVDLIHEGGLARMWYSVSNTAEYGGMTVGPKIINEQSRAAMKEALNRIQNGEFAKEFVLEGKANRPVLKALERQEHNHPIEVVGKELRAMMPWLNPDK is encoded by the coding sequence ATGGTAAATATGTATTACGATTCGGATGCCGATCTGGGTATCCTGAAAAACAAGACCATAGCCGTCATTGGTTATGGAAGTCAGGGTCATGCACAGGCCCAGAATCTTAATGATTCAGGCGTGAATGTGGTTGTAGGACTCAGGAAAGACAGCAATTCATGGGCACAGGCTGAAGCTGATGGATTGGCTGTAATGACTCCAGCAGAAGCTGCAGACGCAGCAGATATTATCCAGATGCTGGTACCAGATGAGATCGCGGCAGGGATCTATGATGCCGAGGTTGCACCTAATCTCAAATCAGGAGATGCATTGTGTTTTTCACATGGATTCAATATTCACTACAACCAGATCGTACCTCCCAGCGATGTGGATGTGTTCATGGTAGCCCCAAAAAGCCCTGGACATCTGGTAAGGCGAACATATACCGAAGGAAACGGAGTACCAGGACTATTGGCAGTCTATCAGGATGCTACGGGAAATGCTAAACAGACAGGGCTTGCCTATGCAAGAGGTATCGGATGTACAAGAGCAGGTGTAATTGAGACCACGTTCCTGGAAGAGACCGAAACAGACCTGTTCGGTGAGCAAGTAGACCTGTGCGGTGGTTGTGCAAGCATGATCAAAGCATCTTTCGAGACCCTTGTCGAAGCGGGATACCAGCCTGAGATTGCATACTTTGAGACCTTGCATGAATTGAAACTTATTGTTGATTTGATCCATGAAGGCGGGCTTGCAAGGATGTGGTATTCTGTGTCCAACACTGCAGAATATGGCGGCATGACAGTTGGACCTAAGATAATTAATGAGCAATCAAGGGCAGCAATGAAGGAAGCTCTTAACAGGATCCAGAATGGTGAATTTGCAAAGGAGTTTGTGCTTGAGGGAAAGGCCAATAGACCTGTATTGAAGGCTTTGGAAAGGCAGGAGCATAACCATCCTATTGAAGTGGTAGGCAAGGAACTCCGCGCAATGATGCCATGGCTAAATCCTGATAAATAA
- the ilvN gene encoding acetolactate synthase small subunit, whose protein sequence is MKHTLAILVENKPGVLTRVAGLFSRRGYNIESLAVGVTDNPEISRMTIVVKGNDHVLEQVSKQLNKLIDVIRVSDLEPDETIERELAFFKVKVDKGNRSEIMQIVDVFRAQIVDVGVKSLIVAVTGTDDKIEAIEQLLRNFGIIEEARTGKIAMNRGAKIVKQD, encoded by the coding sequence ATGAAACATACACTTGCTATTTTAGTTGAAAATAAACCAGGTGTACTGACAAGGGTTGCAGGATTGTTCAGCAGAAGAGGATATAATATTGAAAGTCTGGCTGTGGGTGTCACAGACAATCCGGAGATTTCCAGAATGACCATTGTAGTCAAAGGTAATGACCATGTTCTTGAACAGGTGTCAAAACAATTGAACAAGCTTATAGACGTCATCAGGGTCAGTGACCTGGAACCTGATGAGACTATAGAGAGAGAACTTGCATTTTTCAAGGTAAAGGTGGATAAAGGAAACCGTTCCGAGATCATGCAGATCGTGGATGTGTTCAGGGCCCAGATCGTGGATGTTGGTGTTAAGAGTCTTATAGTGGCAGTTACCGGAACTGATGATAAGATCGAAGCCATTGAACAGCTTTTGCGAAATTTTGGCATTATCGAAGAAGCTCGAACCGGTAAGATAGCAATGAACAGGGGTGCCAAGATAGTAAAGCAGGATTAA
- a CDS encoding 2-isopropylmalate synthase: protein MVLFVKKDIRFLDTTLRDGEQTPGVSLSTEEKVLIARKLDALGVDTIEAGSAITSEGERESIRAVAREGLGAEICSYCRVRKEDIDFALGCEVDSIHLVVPVSDLHIESKLKKDRETVKQMAVDTTEYAKDHGLIVELSGEDASRADLDFLRSLYGAGIDAGADRLVFCDTVGLLVPEKAYEIFKDLSTLDRPLAVHCHNDFGLATANTLSALRAGASEAHVTINGIGERSGNTSLEEVVMGLETLYSYQTGIRCKELYTTSRLVSRLTGLLVAPNKAIVGGNAFTHEAGIHVHGLMADTSTYEPIKPEIIGRERKIVLGKHAGKSSVILALKELGLEVNNAQLEEIVLRIKDLGDKGKHVTDADLEIIAETVLNITSESKVKLEELTVVSGNKVTPTASIKLRVNGDEIVEAGIGDGPVDAAISAIRKGISGVADIRLEEYHVDAITGGTDALVEVWVKLSRDGKFITARGARTDIIMASVEAVIEGINRLMK, encoded by the coding sequence ATCGTTTTATTTGTTAAGAAAGACATTCGATTTTTAGATACTACGCTAAGGGACGGTGAACAAACACCTGGCGTATCGCTTTCTACTGAAGAAAAAGTTTTAATTGCTCGCAAGCTCGATGCCCTTGGTGTCGACACTATTGAGGCTGGCTCTGCTATTACTTCTGAAGGTGAGAGAGAATCTATCCGTGCCGTGGCAAGGGAAGGACTGGGCGCTGAGATATGTAGTTATTGCCGAGTCAGGAAAGAGGATATTGATTTTGCATTGGGCTGTGAAGTGGATTCAATCCATCTGGTGGTCCCGGTATCTGATCTTCATATCGAAAGCAAACTTAAGAAAGACCGGGAAACCGTTAAACAGATGGCTGTGGATACCACCGAGTATGCCAAAGATCACGGTCTCATTGTGGAATTAAGCGGAGAGGATGCCTCACGGGCAGACCTGGATTTCCTGAGATCACTATATGGTGCAGGGATCGACGCGGGTGCGGACCGGCTCGTTTTTTGTGATACGGTAGGTTTATTGGTCCCTGAGAAAGCTTATGAGATATTTAAGGACCTCTCAACACTTGACAGGCCGTTAGCAGTACACTGTCACAATGATTTCGGCCTGGCTACGGCCAATACGCTATCTGCATTAAGGGCCGGGGCTTCAGAGGCTCATGTAACTATAAACGGTATCGGTGAGAGATCAGGAAATACATCCCTTGAAGAGGTTGTAATGGGACTGGAAACCCTTTACAGCTACCAAACCGGAATTAGATGCAAGGAATTATACACCACCTCCAGGCTGGTCAGCAGACTTACAGGACTGCTCGTAGCACCGAACAAAGCTATAGTTGGAGGGAACGCATTCACCCATGAAGCTGGTATCCATGTACACGGCCTGATGGCTGATACTTCCACCTATGAACCTATCAAACCTGAAATAATAGGCAGGGAACGAAAGATCGTATTGGGCAAACATGCCGGAAAAAGTTCAGTGATCCTGGCCTTAAAAGAACTGGGTCTTGAAGTGAACAATGCGCAATTGGAAGAGATAGTGCTCAGGATAAAAGATCTGGGAGATAAGGGCAAGCACGTGACCGATGCTGATCTGGAGATCATTGCAGAGACAGTGCTGAATATAACCTCTGAATCAAAAGTCAAACTTGAAGAACTTACCGTAGTGTCAGGCAATAAAGTGACACCTACTGCTTCTATAAAGCTGAGGGTCAATGGTGATGAAATTGTGGAAGCAGGAATAGGAGATGGTCCGGTCGATGCTGCCATTTCAGCTATCCGCAAAGGTATTTCAGGCGTTGCAGACATCAGGCTGGAAGAATATCATGTGGATGCAATAACAGGAGGTACTGACGCTTTGGTAGAGGTCTGGGTCAAACTCAGCAGGGATGGTAAATTTATTACAGCCAGAGGTGCCAGGACAGATATTATAATGGCTTCTGTGGAAGCAGTCATTGAAGGTATAAACCGGCTGATGAAATGA
- a CDS encoding 4Fe-4S binding protein, which produces MTSAMEIYQLLPKTNCKKCGESTCMAFAVALLSRAKHYEECPPLMEEDKYRDFNTKLEQLLKPLEGVEETGLIIHEELCSGCGNCVVACPVDVANDPHGSGRGFGPTNEKVIFRVVDGKVKAANIMECRRFGKDKILCRACIDPCPTEAIEFV; this is translated from the coding sequence ATGACCAGTGCTATGGAAATTTATCAACTGCTTCCAAAAACGAACTGCAAGAAATGCGGTGAATCCACCTGTATGGCATTCGCAGTAGCTTTACTTTCAAGAGCCAAACATTATGAGGAATGTCCCCCTCTCATGGAAGAAGACAAATACCGCGATTTTAACACTAAATTGGAGCAGCTACTGAAACCTCTGGAAGGTGTTGAGGAGACCGGGCTAATCATACATGAAGAACTCTGTTCGGGTTGCGGGAATTGTGTAGTAGCATGTCCCGTGGATGTGGCTAACGATCCTCATGGTTCGGGCAGGGGATTTGGTCCGACCAATGAAAAAGTTATTTTTAGAGTAGTGGATGGCAAAGTGAAGGCAGCAAATATCATGGAATGCAGGCGTTTTGGTAAAGATAAAATTTTATGTAGAGCATGTATAGATCCCTGCCCCACTGAAGCTATAGAGTTTGTATGA
- a CDS encoding acetolactate synthase large subunit: MGKKTRMTGARALIESLYAEKVDVMFGYPGGVLLPIYDELFDSDIKHILVRHEQAAAHAADGYARATGKVGVCLATSGPGATNLVTGIANAYMDSVPMVAITGQVPRSMLGNDAFQEADITGITLPITKHNYLVQDVEDLPRIIKEAFHIASTGRPGPVLVDIPKDVTTDELDFKYPDEVNLRGYRPTKSGHKQQIKRAAQAIAKAKKPVLYVGGGIIISDASPELLELAETIEAPVTTTLLGKGAFPDTNPLCVGMPGMHGTKYANFAIQECDLLIAVGVRFDDRVTGKIDSFAPNAKIIHIDVDPAEISKNVRVDIPVVGNAKSILKLLIEFVKEILQGNVNTKEWHKKWEKWKKEYVLHYIPDDKLKPQYIIEQISEMYPDSIIVTEVGQNQMWAAQYFKFTKPRTFISSGGLGTMGYGFPAAMGAKMGQPDKIVFDIAGDGSFQMNSQELATVVQNEIPVIVAILNNGFLGMVRQWQELFFERRYSHTCIDGSVDFVKLAEAYGALGLRVTKPDEVRPALKEAVDSGRPTVIDFVVEKEENVSPMVPAGAAINEILDLEVKE, translated from the coding sequence ATGGGAAAAAAAACAAGAATGACCGGGGCTAGAGCCCTTATCGAATCTCTGTACGCCGAAAAAGTGGATGTGATGTTTGGATATCCCGGCGGTGTACTGCTACCCATCTATGATGAGCTTTTCGATTCAGATATCAAACATATACTTGTCAGGCATGAACAGGCAGCTGCACATGCGGCTGACGGGTATGCCAGGGCAACAGGTAAAGTGGGTGTGTGCCTGGCTACTTCAGGGCCCGGAGCTACTAATCTGGTAACAGGTATAGCCAATGCATACATGGATTCTGTACCGATGGTTGCCATCACGGGCCAGGTCCCCAGATCAATGCTGGGGAATGATGCCTTTCAGGAAGCAGATATCACAGGGATCACACTTCCGATTACCAAACATAATTATCTTGTCCAGGATGTGGAGGACCTGCCCCGAATAATTAAGGAAGCATTCCATATTGCATCCACGGGAAGACCTGGGCCTGTACTTGTCGATATTCCTAAAGATGTTACCACGGACGAACTTGATTTCAAATATCCGGATGAAGTAAATCTTCGCGGGTACAGGCCAACAAAATCAGGTCATAAACAGCAAATAAAAAGAGCAGCCCAAGCCATTGCCAAAGCTAAAAAACCTGTGCTTTACGTCGGTGGGGGCATCATTATTTCCGACGCCAGCCCCGAACTGCTTGAACTGGCAGAGACGATAGAGGCACCTGTTACCACAACTCTGTTGGGTAAAGGTGCTTTTCCTGACACTAATCCCCTGTGTGTAGGGATGCCGGGAATGCACGGGACCAAGTACGCTAATTTTGCGATCCAGGAATGCGACCTTTTGATTGCTGTGGGGGTCAGGTTCGATGACAGGGTCACGGGCAAGATAGATTCGTTTGCTCCCAATGCAAAGATTATTCACATTGACGTGGATCCTGCAGAGATCAGCAAGAACGTACGGGTAGATATCCCTGTTGTTGGAAATGCCAAATCCATATTAAAATTGCTTATTGAATTCGTTAAAGAGATACTGCAAGGTAATGTCAATACCAAAGAGTGGCATAAGAAATGGGAAAAATGGAAAAAAGAGTATGTTCTTCATTACATCCCTGATGATAAATTAAAACCTCAATATATCATTGAACAGATAAGTGAGATGTACCCTGATAGTATTATTGTAACAGAAGTGGGCCAAAACCAGATGTGGGCGGCCCAGTATTTTAAATTCACCAAACCAAGGACATTCATATCTTCAGGGGGCTTAGGTACCATGGGATATGGTTTCCCGGCAGCCATGGGAGCAAAGATGGGACAACCCGATAAGATTGTGTTTGATATTGCAGGGGACGGTTCGTTCCAGATGAACAGCCAGGAACTTGCTACTGTGGTCCAGAACGAAATCCCGGTCATTGTAGCCATTTTGAATAATGGATTTTTAGGAATGGTCAGGCAGTGGCAGGAATTATTCTTTGAGCGGAGGTATTCCCACACATGCATTGACGGCAGCGTGGATTTTGTCAAACTGGCAGAAGCATACGGAGCACTGGGTCTGAGGGTTACCAAACCTGATGAGGTCAGGCCGGCATTAAAAGAAGCCGTGGATTCAGGCAGGCCCACTGTTATAGATTTTGTTGTCGAGAAGGAGGAAAACGTCTCCCCGATGGTTCCGGCAGGTGCGGCTATCAATGAGATCCTTGACCTGGAGGTCAAAGAATGA
- a CDS encoding formylmethanofuran dehydrogenase, with protein sequence MAVDIGKFIKAPEYDIIVVTHRDVFQASICEEDRFGMECREMSAVIILDNAEMKRMGISNESNVFLKSNWGSVVVKAHASPKSEQKGIGFMVNSPWSNALVSDETSDGIPEFKYIHVKITTTKEELTSLDDLLAGL encoded by the coding sequence ATGGCTGTCGATATTGGAAAATTTATTAAAGCCCCAGAGTATGATATTATTGTTGTCACACACCGGGATGTATTCCAGGCTTCAATATGTGAAGAAGATCGTTTTGGCATGGAATGCAGGGAAATGTCTGCGGTGATTATTCTTGATAATGCAGAGATGAAGCGTATGGGTATTAGCAATGAATCCAATGTTTTTCTTAAATCAAATTGGGGAAGTGTGGTTGTAAAAGCCCATGCTTCACCTAAGAGTGAGCAAAAAGGTATCGGGTTTATGGTTAATAGTCCCTGGTCCAATGCACTGGTATCTGATGAGACTTCAGATGGCATTCCTGAATTTAAATACATTCATGTGAAAATCACAACTACAAAAGAAGAATTAACAAGCCTTGATGATCTCTTAGCAGGTTTATGA
- a CDS encoding formylmethanofuran dehydrogenase subunit B — translation MEHSVTWTCTGCALLCEDIQVIINNNKIEKVENACLKGKGRLFGCKHPARSTINQVDADISEAISQAVRMLKESEHPLLYGWSNSTSEAQCAGIELAHTLGAVIDSTSSFCQGLTINEIITNNLPACTLEDVREKADVIMYWGADPMSSHPRHLSKYSYYPRGEMRQRGYEEDRTAICIDVRQSRTAKICKDKFYMIPAKGDAEFIKGLMDGLSGRVPKLDYEFDIKRILELAAILKKAEFGVIFVGLGLIYSIKSQMQLLLELINKLNEFSNFYLIPMAGHFNMRGFNHNMFEKTGFVHRVKFANEGIRSGIEFSVIEQLKNGADAAVIVGSDPLTSLPTSVSKRLKNIPVILIDPCMNLTSKVADITIPCSVSGIEVGGTAIRLDGQTQKISSLIESSCMSDELIIRRIIEELD, via the coding sequence ATGGAGCATTCAGTTACCTGGACCTGCACCGGATGCGCTCTTTTATGTGAGGACATCCAGGTTATTATCAACAACAATAAAATCGAAAAAGTAGAAAATGCATGTCTGAAGGGCAAAGGAAGATTATTCGGGTGCAAACATCCTGCAAGATCTACCATCAATCAGGTAGATGCAGATATTTCAGAAGCCATCAGCCAGGCAGTCAGGATGTTAAAAGAATCCGAACATCCTCTATTGTATGGCTGGAGTAATTCCACATCAGAAGCCCAGTGCGCAGGCATAGAACTGGCACATACCCTGGGTGCTGTCATTGATTCCACGTCATCTTTTTGCCAGGGATTAACCATTAATGAAATTATAACAAACAATCTTCCTGCATGCACACTGGAAGATGTGAGGGAAAAAGCAGATGTGATAATGTATTGGGGTGCTGATCCCATGAGTTCGCATCCTCGCCACCTGTCCAAATATTCATATTATCCAAGAGGGGAGATGCGACAGAGGGGATATGAGGAGGACAGGACCGCAATCTGCATAGATGTCAGGCAGTCCAGGACCGCAAAGATCTGCAAGGATAAGTTCTATATGATACCTGCTAAAGGTGATGCTGAATTTATTAAAGGTCTGATGGATGGACTGTCTGGCAGGGTCCCAAAGTTGGATTATGAATTTGACATAAAAAGAATTCTGGAATTGGCTGCCATATTGAAAAAGGCTGAATTTGGAGTAATATTTGTAGGGTTAGGATTGATCTATTCCATAAAATCCCAGATGCAGCTTTTGCTCGAATTGATAAATAAACTAAATGAGTTTTCAAATTTCTATTTGATCCCCATGGCAGGCCATTTCAATATGCGGGGTTTTAATCATAACATGTTTGAAAAGACAGGATTCGTGCATAGAGTCAAATTCGCAAATGAAGGGATCAGATCCGGTATTGAATTTTCTGTCATTGAACAGCTTAAGAATGGGGCAGATGCTGCTGTAATAGTGGGGTCTGACCCATTGACAAGTCTTCCAACATCTGTTTCAAAGAGATTGAAAAATATTCCCGTAATATTGATAGACCCATGCATGAACCTGACATCAAAAGTAGCAGATATTACAATTCCATGCTCGGTTTCAGGTATTGAAGTCGGTGGAACTGCCATCAGATTAGACGGCCAAACACAGAAAATTTCTTCTTTGATTGAAAGTAGTTGCATGTCTGATGAATTAATTATCAGGCGGATTATAGAGGAGTTGGACTGA
- a CDS encoding type II toxin-antitoxin system ParD family antitoxin: MQRVTIRLPEQQLKMIDLMVDQGEFPSASEAIRAAIRDLIDQRSDKIIRNLQLLERIGTKINA; the protein is encoded by the coding sequence ATGCAAAGAGTAACAATAAGGCTCCCCGAGCAACAATTAAAAATGATCGATTTGATGGTCGACCAAGGAGAATTTCCGTCCGCGAGTGAAGCAATCAGGGCGGCTATAAGAGACCTGATAGATCAAAGAAGTGATAAAATCATCCGTAACCTTCAATTGTTGGAACGGATAGGAACAAAAATAAATGCATGA
- the ftsZ gene encoding cell division protein FtsZ, which yields MQNIVQEALKNSEKENLARQSFQIEDIGEDFGDPKIVIVGCGGAGNNTINRLYNMGVKGAETIAINTDKQHLEMIQADKKILVGKSLTRGLGAGGYPEVGRRAAELARGTLEEVLKGADLVFITAGMGGGTGTGTAPVIAEIAKQHDAIVVGMVSSPFRVERARAIKAEEGLEELRKAADTAIVLDNNRLLDYVPNLPIEQAFSVMDQLIAETVKGISETITSPSLINLDYADVRTIMGCGGVAVMLVGEARNQDRGDSVVRAALNHPLLDVDYRGATGCLVHITGGPDLTLSEAEEVAEALTYELDDRANVIWGARINKEYEGRVRVMAIMTGVQSPNILGPQSQPVRHSEMTGMLDRRPVAPRNNGSIIDVIPMH from the coding sequence ATGCAAAATATTGTACAAGAAGCATTAAAAAACTCGGAAAAGGAAAACCTTGCCAGACAGAGTTTCCAGATCGAAGATATAGGAGAAGATTTCGGAGACCCTAAGATCGTAATAGTAGGATGTGGTGGTGCAGGTAATAACACCATAAACAGACTCTATAATATGGGCGTTAAGGGTGCAGAGACAATAGCAATCAATACGGACAAACAGCACCTTGAGATGATCCAGGCAGATAAGAAGATATTGGTAGGTAAATCACTAACAAGGGGCCTTGGCGCTGGCGGTTATCCTGAAGTGGGCCGCAGAGCAGCTGAACTTGCAAGAGGGACATTGGAAGAAGTCCTGAAAGGTGCAGACCTGGTATTTATCACAGCAGGCATGGGTGGCGGAACTGGTACTGGAACCGCACCAGTGATTGCTGAGATCGCCAAACAACACGACGCAATTGTAGTCGGAATGGTATCAAGCCCCTTCCGGGTAGAAAGAGCACGGGCAATTAAAGCAGAAGAAGGTTTGGAAGAATTAAGAAAAGCAGCTGATACAGCCATAGTTCTTGATAATAACAGGCTGCTGGATTATGTACCCAACCTGCCGATCGAGCAGGCATTTTCTGTGATGGATCAATTAATTGCCGAGACCGTTAAAGGTATCAGCGAAACTATTACTTCTCCATCATTGATCAACCTGGATTATGCTGACGTTAGGACCATTATGGGGTGCGGCGGCGTAGCAGTAATGCTGGTTGGAGAGGCCAGAAACCAGGATCGAGGCGACTCGGTGGTAAGAGCAGCCCTGAACCATCCACTGCTTGATGTAGATTACAGAGGTGCAACCGGATGTCTGGTTCACATAACAGGCGGACCTGATTTAACATTATCAGAGGCTGAAGAGGTTGCTGAAGCTCTAACATATGAACTTGACGATCGTGCAAATGTCATTTGGGGCGCAAGAATCAACAAGGAATATGAAGGTCGGGTACGTGTCATGGCTATCATGACAGGTGTTCAATCACCAAATATCCTGGGTCCACAGTCACAGCCCGTACGACACAGCGAAATGACAGGTATGCTTGATAGAAGACCTGTTGCACCAAGAAACAACGGTTCCATTATAGACGTAATCCCAATGCATTAA